The following are from one region of the Mustela lutreola isolate mMusLut2 chromosome 7, mMusLut2.pri, whole genome shotgun sequence genome:
- the LOC131835463 gene encoding ubiquitin D-like → MASGTSCLHVTVSSEGRTSMTFAANSDDTVRKIKEHVRAKTKIPVQDQVLLLGSKMLKPQRRLSSYGIDKETTIHLTLKVVTPSDEELPVTLVQSCDGGQRHLLQVRRSSSVAQVKQMIKTKTAIAPEQQIVTCNGKRLEDGKSMADYGVRRGASLWLADYCIGG, encoded by the coding sequence GTGACGGTCTCTTCTGAGGGAAGGACATCCATGACCTTCGCTGCTAACTCGGATGACACAGTGAGGAAGATCAAAGAACACGTCCGGGCGAAGACCAAGATTCCTGTGCAGGACCAGGTCCTGTTGCTGGGCTCCAAGATGCTGAAGCCCCAGAGGAGGCTGTCGTCTTACGGCATTGACAAGGAGACGACCATCCACCTCACTCTGAAGGTGGTGACGCCCAGTGATGAGGAGCTGCCTGTGACTCTGGTGCAGTCCTGTGATGGGGGGCAGAGGCACCTCCTCCAGGTGCGAAGGTCCAGCTCAGTGGCCCAGGTGAAACAGATGATCAAGACCAAGACCGCGATCGCGCCTGAGCAACAGATTGTGACTTGCAATGGCAAGAGGCTGGAAGATGGGAAGAGCATGGCGGATTACGGCGTCAGACGGGGCGCTTCACTCTGGCTGGCAGACTACTGCATTGGGGGGTGA